A genomic stretch from Sphingobacterium sp. ML3W includes:
- a CDS encoding PQQ-dependent sugar dehydrogenase, which produces MKNKLTISLLTISLGLTACNSNHANSNSGSDSTANPTDTTSYPPVETQKANSDYKPAFAGQTRIAGAKTTTAFEGKVIAEGLKSPWGIVALPDGRLLITEKEGDMRIASADGKLSEPIKGIPAVNTSGQGGLLGLRLDPNFSSNRMVYWVFADNTPAGTLTAVAKGKLSADEKSFEEAKVIYQATPAHKGNLHYGGRIVFDKEGNIVFSTGERSDLETRPLAQDLNAALGKILRITKDGQPASGNPFIGKANARPEIYSYGHRNPQGLAFHPETGDLWETEFGPRGGDELNKIQAGINYGWPTITYGIEYKGDKVGAGIQQKEGLEQPVYYWDPVLSPSGITFYTGQNIPEWKNNLFICGLSSTHIARIILKDNKVVGEERLLGSEGQRFRDITQGPDGALYAITDLGRLYKIDKK; this is translated from the coding sequence ATGAAAAACAAACTGACAATAAGCCTTTTAACGATATCACTTGGCTTGACCGCCTGCAATTCCAATCATGCAAATTCAAACTCCGGTTCAGATAGCACAGCTAATCCTACTGATACCACAAGCTATCCACCGGTAGAAACGCAAAAAGCAAATTCGGACTACAAACCTGCATTTGCTGGGCAGACCAGAATTGCTGGTGCTAAAACGACTACAGCTTTCGAGGGTAAAGTTATAGCTGAGGGACTAAAGTCTCCTTGGGGTATTGTAGCGCTACCAGATGGCAGACTGCTAATCACAGAGAAAGAGGGCGATATGCGTATTGCAAGTGCTGATGGCAAATTAAGCGAACCAATCAAAGGTATACCTGCAGTCAATACAAGTGGTCAAGGTGGTTTACTCGGATTGAGGCTCGATCCGAATTTTAGCTCCAACCGTATGGTCTACTGGGTATTTGCGGACAACACCCCAGCAGGAACGTTAACGGCTGTTGCTAAAGGCAAGCTCTCTGCTGATGAAAAATCATTTGAAGAGGCTAAGGTTATCTATCAAGCTACTCCTGCTCATAAAGGTAATCTCCATTACGGGGGACGTATCGTTTTTGACAAAGAAGGAAATATTGTTTTTAGTACCGGAGAACGTTCCGATTTAGAGACAAGACCCTTGGCTCAGGATCTGAATGCTGCCCTGGGTAAGATTTTGCGCATTACAAAAGATGGACAACCTGCATCGGGCAACCCATTTATCGGAAAAGCAAATGCACGACCAGAAATCTACAGTTATGGACATCGTAATCCGCAGGGGCTTGCTTTCCATCCTGAAACTGGTGATTTATGGGAAACTGAGTTTGGTCCACGTGGTGGGGATGAGCTTAACAAAATCCAGGCAGGCATCAACTATGGCTGGCCAACCATAACTTACGGAATTGAATATAAAGGGGATAAAGTTGGCGCAGGAATACAGCAAAAAGAAGGACTTGAACAACCAGTTTATTATTGGGACCCTGTGCTCTCTCCAAGTGGAATTACATTCTATACTGGACAAAACATTCCTGAATGGAAAAACAACCTCTTTATTTGCGGTTTAAGTAGCACGCATATTGCCAGAATTATTTTGAAAGATAATAAGGTTGTTGGCGAAGAACGTCTATTAGGCAGTGAAGGACAGCGGTTCAGAGATATTACACAAGGGCCGGATGGTGCCTTATATGCCATTACTGATCTTGGCAGACTATATAAAATAGATAAAAAGTAA